The Actinobacillus suis ATCC 33415 DNA segment CGGGCGATGAAGTGATTATGCCAAGTTACACCTTTGTTTCTACGGCAAATGCATTTGCGTTGCGAGGGGCAAAAATTGTGTTTGTCGATATTCGTCCGGATACGATGAATATTGATGAAACGAAAATTGAGGCGGCGATTACCTCTCGTACCAAAGTTATCGTACCGGTACATTACGCCGGCGTTGCTTGTGAAATGGATAGCATTATGGCGATTGCGGCTAAACACAATTTATATGTGGTGGAAGACGCAGCGCAAGCCGTGATGGCATTTTATAAAGGCAAACCGTTAGGCACAATTGGCCATTTAGGTTGTTATAGTTTTCACGAAACCAAAAATTACAGTTCGGGCGGCGAAGGCGGGGCGATCTTAATTAATGATGCTAAATTGGTAGAGCGTGCTGAGATCGTGCGAGAAAAAGGCACTAATCGTAGCCAATTTTTCCGAGGACAAGTAGATAAATATACGTGGCGTGATATCGGCTCGAGCTTTTTGATGTCCGATTTACAAGCAGCTTATTTAGCGGCACAACTTGAAGCGGCGGAACAAATCAATCAGCGCCGTTTGAGTATTTGGCAACAGTATTTCGAAGCGTTTTCACCTTTTGTGGTAAGCCAACGCATTCAACTGCCACAAGTGCCGGCGGAATGTCAGCATAATGCGCATATGTTTTATCTAAAATTTAAAGATTTAACTGAACGTAGCGCCTTTATCGAATGGATGAAGCAAAAGGGTATTTTAGCGGTATTCCACTATATTCCGTTGCATTCAAGCCCGGCAGGGCAACAATTCGGCACTTTTTTCGGTGAGGATCAATACACCAGTGCGGAAAGCGATCGTTTAGTGCGTTTACCTTTATTTTATAATATGTCGGAAGCAGAATTACGCCTTGTGATTGAGGCGGTATTGGAATTTCTTCATCAATGAAATCGTTAAGTAGCACAACCCTTTGGACGGCATTTTCTACCGCATTTAAAATTGTCGTCGGGTTATTACTGATTAAGTTATTTGCGTTGCAATTCGGCACAGCGGGTTTAGGTCAAATTGCGAATTTTATGACTCTAATTACCGTGTTAGGTGTTTTTGCCGGTGCGGGTATTTTTAATGGTGTCACCAAATATGTGGCGGAATTTGAACATCAGCCTGAGAAGTTAACCGCTTTGCTCTCAACTGCCAATCGCATTATTGTGTCGTTTTCCGGTGTGTTGGCGTTGATTTTGTTCTTATTTGCCGAGCAGATTAGTCAATGGCTCTTTTATTCGAAAGAGTATCAAAGCGTAGTTATGGCAACTGGTTTGGCACAGTTCGGTATCGCCAATAGCAATTATTTTTTAGCGATCTTAAAAGGTTATCGTAACGTCAAAGCGAATGCGCTGAGTGTGATCATCGGCTCTTTGCTAGGCTTAAGTTTTTTTCTGATTAGTTTATATAGTTGTGGCTATCAAGGTGCGTTAGTCGGCTTTGTTGCGCTACCGGCATTGGTCTTTTTGCCTGCACGCTACTTTCTTAGTCGACAACTACAAGCGGTTAAATTTTGGGGAAATTTTACATTTTCAGCCAAATATGCGAAGAAGTTGCTGAAATTCAGCGTGATGGTCTTTCTGACAGCCGTAACTTTGCCGGTTGCTTATGTGTTGATGCGAGATTTATTAGTCGAATATCATTCATTGGAAGCAGTAGGCTTGTGGCAAGGGGTGAGTAAGATTTCTGATGCTTATTTACAATTTATTACGGCGGCATTTTCGGTTTACCTGTTGCCGACCTTCGCTAAATTACATGAAAAATCTGCGCTGCAGAAAGAGCTGATTAAGGCGCTCAAATTTGTCGGTATTTCTGTTATTTGGACGAGTTTAACCATTTTCACCTTTAAGCATTGGATTATCTTATTGCTTTATACTGAAGATTTTTTGGCAATGGAGCCGTTGTTTATCTGGCAGTTGCTGGGGGATGTCTTTAAAGTGATGGCGTATGTGTTCGGCTATTTGATTGTGGCTAAGGCATCGTTAAAATTATATGCGGCAGCCGAGTTTTTACAATTGGCGTTATTGGTTAGCATGGGCTATTTGTTTATTCCGTTACATGGTGCGGAAGGCGCAACGCAAGCCTATTTTGCCACTTACTTTTGTTATTTCTTACTATGTGTGGCAGGATTTAAATATTACCTGAAACATTAAAAAAAGCCCTCGGGACATCCTGTCTGAGGGCTTTGTCATTAACAATACTTGCTAATAGTTTGTTGGAATTGCGTTAGACAGATATCGTCACATTTTCTTTCACACGGCAGCTACACGCTAGCACATAACCTTGTGCAATTTCTTCTTCGGTTAAATCACCAGTGTGTACCACTTCATATTCCCCACCCGTTACTTTAGTTTTACATAAACCGCATAAACCGGTGCGACAGCCGGAAACCACCGGTTGTTCTTGTGCTTCTAATGCGGCTAATAGGGTCATACCGACCGGTACTTCTGCAGTGA contains these protein-coding regions:
- the rffA gene encoding dTDP-4-amino-4,6-dideoxygalactose transaminase: MIPFNKPPVIGSELAYLQNAINSGKLSGDSYYTKQCERWFEQHFGTPKALLTPSCTASLEMAAILLSIQAGDEVIMPSYTFVSTANAFALRGAKIVFVDIRPDTMNIDETKIEAAITSRTKVIVPVHYAGVACEMDSIMAIAAKHNLYVVEDAAQAVMAFYKGKPLGTIGHLGCYSFHETKNYSSGGEGGAILINDAKLVERAEIVREKGTNRSQFFRGQVDKYTWRDIGSSFLMSDLQAAYLAAQLEAAEQINQRRLSIWQQYFEAFSPFVVSQRIQLPQVPAECQHNAHMFYLKFKDLTERSAFIEWMKQKGILAVFHYIPLHSSPAGQQFGTFFGEDQYTSAESDRLVRLPLFYNMSEAELRLVIEAVLEFLHQ
- the wzxE gene encoding lipid III flippase WzxE, encoding MKSLSSTTLWTAFSTAFKIVVGLLLIKLFALQFGTAGLGQIANFMTLITVLGVFAGAGIFNGVTKYVAEFEHQPEKLTALLSTANRIIVSFSGVLALILFLFAEQISQWLFYSKEYQSVVMATGLAQFGIANSNYFLAILKGYRNVKANALSVIIGSLLGLSFFLISLYSCGYQGALVGFVALPALVFLPARYFLSRQLQAVKFWGNFTFSAKYAKKLLKFSVMVFLTAVTLPVAYVLMRDLLVEYHSLEAVGLWQGVSKISDAYLQFITAAFSVYLLPTFAKLHEKSALQKELIKALKFVGISVIWTSLTIFTFKHWIILLLYTEDFLAMEPLFIWQLLGDVFKVMAYVFGYLIVAKASLKLYAAAEFLQLALLVSMGYLFIPLHGAEGATQAYFATYFCYFLLCVAGFKYYLKH